Proteins from a single region of Oryza brachyantha chromosome 6, ObraRS2, whole genome shotgun sequence:
- the LOC121054678 gene encoding growth-regulating factor 2-like has protein sequence MMMAGRHGGGSGRCLFTATQWQELEHQALIYKYMAAGAPVPPDLLLHLRHHRDVDTAPSLAFPPHHPSLGWGCYGAAAAQYGRRVEDPEPGRCRRTDGKKWRCSREAYGDSKYCEKHMHRGKNRSRKPVEMAPSAAAAAGVYRPSALSISPPAPDAPSYGGGCGGGHYHLRLPDAASARAPADHAGAPLQLHLDSFHASTSPPPSYHRYQHSTPLFPTSVYGGSGGGKWSPSKEHCLTLGGAADHEATSATTTTEKPLRRFFDDGRPPWDGTQLSISIPTAAAARYSNGT, from the exons ATGATGATGGCcggacggcacggcggcgggtcAGGGAGGTGCCTGTTCACGGCGACGCAGTGGCAGGAGCTGGAGCACCAGGCGCTCATCTACAAGTacatggccgccggcgcgccggtgccacccgacctcctcctccacctccgccaccaccgcgaCGTCGACACCGCCCCATCCCTCGCCTTCCCGCCCCACCACCCCTCCC TGGGGTGGGGATGCtacggggcggcggcggcgcagtaCGGGCGGCGGGTGGAGGACCCGGAGCCGGGGCGGTGCCGGCGGACGGACGGCAAGAAGTGGCGGTGCTCCAGGGAGGCGTACGGCGACTCCAAGTACTGCGAGAAGCACATGCACCGCGGCAAGAACCGTTCAAGAAAGCCTGTGGAAATggcgccctccgccgccgccgccgcgggcgtcTACcgcccgtccgcgctctccatctcgccgccggcgcccgacGCGCCAAgctacggcggcggctgcggcggcggccactaCCATCTCCGTCTtcccgacgccgcctccgctcgcGCGCCGGCCGATCACGCCGGCGCTCCCCTCCAGCTCCACCTCGACTCCTTCCACGCgtccacgtcgccgccgccgtcctacCACAGGTACCAGCACAGCACCCCTCTCTTCCCGACGTCCGTctacggcggcagcggcggcggcaaatgGTCGCCGTCCAAGGAGCACTGCCTCACCCTCGGCGGTGCCGCCGACCACGAAGCAACGTCGGCGACCACCACGACGGAGAAACCCCTGCGTCGATTCTTCGACGACGGGAGGCCGCCGTGGGACGGGACGCagctctccatctccatccccaccgccgccgccgcccgctacAGCAACGGTACGTGA